A region from the Spea bombifrons isolate aSpeBom1 chromosome 7, aSpeBom1.2.pri, whole genome shotgun sequence genome encodes:
- the GNG13 gene encoding guanine nucleotide-binding protein G(I)/G(S)/G(O) subunit gamma-13 — MDEMDVPQMKKEVESLKYQLAYKREMSSKSIPELLKWIEEGVPNDPFLNPELMKNNPWVERGKCSIL, encoded by the exons ATGGATGAGATGGACGTGCCCCAGATGAAGAAGGAGGTCGAGAGTCTGAAGTACCAGCTGGCTTACAAGAGAGAAATGTCCTCTAAATCCATCCCTGA GCTGCTAAAGTGGATTGAAGAAGGAGTACCGAACGATCCCTTCCTCAACCCGGAGCTAATGAAGAATAACCCCTGGGTGGAAAGAGGAAAGTGCAGCATCCTGTAg